The Dokdonella koreensis DS-123 genome has a segment encoding these proteins:
- a CDS encoding fumarylacetoacetate hydrolase family protein, protein MKLASLKEGGRDGTLIVVDRALRRAVAATGIAATLQAALDAWEAVAPRLNALYEDLQAGRAADAFDLDVGQLAAPLPRAYEFVDGSAYLPHVERVRRARGAEVPASFYTDPLMYQATSAGFLGPRDPVLAASEDWGIDLEAEVVVVTDDVPMGLTPAAAADRIQLVGLVNDVSLRGLIPPELAKGFGFLQSKPRSALSPVLVTPDELGDAWRDSKLHLPMRTWINGHWFGEAEAGVDMQFSFADLIAHAAKTRPLTAGTIVGSGTIANEDTAKGASCLAEQRTVETLRDGQPATPFLKFGDVVRIEITDGQGASLFGAIEQRIERYSPPVRES, encoded by the coding sequence ATGAAGCTTGCAAGTCTCAAGGAAGGCGGCCGTGACGGCACGCTGATCGTCGTCGACCGCGCCCTGCGCCGGGCCGTGGCCGCCACCGGCATCGCCGCCACGCTGCAGGCCGCGCTGGATGCCTGGGAAGCGGTCGCGCCGCGCCTCAACGCGCTGTACGAGGACCTGCAGGCCGGCCGCGCCGCGGACGCCTTCGACCTGGATGTCGGCCAGCTGGCAGCGCCGCTGCCGCGCGCCTACGAGTTCGTGGACGGCAGCGCCTACCTGCCGCACGTCGAGCGGGTGCGGCGTGCCCGCGGTGCCGAGGTACCGGCCAGCTTCTACACCGACCCGCTGATGTACCAGGCGACCAGCGCCGGCTTCCTCGGTCCGCGCGATCCGGTGCTGGCCGCCAGCGAGGACTGGGGTATCGACCTGGAGGCCGAGGTCGTCGTCGTCACCGACGACGTGCCGATGGGCCTCACGCCGGCCGCGGCGGCCGACCGCATCCAGCTGGTCGGCCTGGTCAACGACGTATCGCTGCGCGGGCTGATCCCGCCGGAGCTCGCCAAGGGCTTCGGCTTCCTGCAATCCAAGCCGCGTTCGGCGCTGTCGCCGGTGCTGGTGACGCCGGACGAGCTCGGCGATGCGTGGCGCGACAGCAAGCTGCACCTGCCGATGCGTACCTGGATCAACGGGCACTGGTTCGGCGAGGCCGAGGCCGGCGTGGACATGCAGTTCAGCTTCGCCGACCTGATCGCCCATGCCGCCAAGACCCGGCCGCTGACGGCCGGCACGATCGTCGGCTCCGGCACGATCGCCAACGAGGACACCGCCAAGGGCGCCTCTTGCCTCGCCGAGCAGCGGACGGTGGAAACCCTGCGCGACGGCCAGCCGGCCACGCCGTTCCTGAAGTTCGGCGACGTCGTCCGCATCGAGATCACCGACGGGCAGGGCGCCAGCCTGTTCGGCGCCATCGAGCAGCGCATCGAGCGCTATTCGCCGCCCGTTCGCGAGTCCTGA
- the maiA gene encoding maleylacetoacetate isomerase — MSERLTLYSYWRSSAAYRVRIALNLKMLPYDQVPVHLVNNGGEQHDPVFHELNPQELVPVLIDGRRVVRQSLAIVEYLDEAYDGAMKLLPPMIRDRARVRALAQLIACDVHPLNNLRVMQYLERELAADAEQRQRWTQHWIREGLRAFEEMLVEHPSTGRYCEGDSPGLADICLIPQVYNAHRFRVDLTPYPTIARIEQACLELPAFDTARPENQPDVPGTA, encoded by the coding sequence ATGAGCGAACGCTTGACGCTGTACAGCTACTGGCGATCCAGCGCGGCCTATCGCGTCCGCATCGCCCTCAACCTCAAGATGCTGCCGTACGACCAGGTGCCCGTGCACCTGGTCAACAACGGCGGCGAGCAGCACGATCCGGTGTTCCACGAGCTCAATCCGCAGGAGCTGGTGCCGGTGCTGATCGACGGGCGCCGCGTCGTGCGCCAGTCGCTGGCGATCGTCGAGTACCTGGACGAAGCCTACGACGGCGCGATGAAGCTGCTGCCGCCGATGATCCGCGACCGCGCACGCGTACGCGCGCTGGCCCAGCTGATCGCCTGCGACGTCCATCCGCTCAACAACCTGCGCGTGATGCAGTACCTGGAGCGCGAGCTGGCCGCCGACGCCGAGCAGCGCCAGCGCTGGACGCAACACTGGATCCGCGAAGGACTGCGCGCGTTCGAGGAGATGCTGGTCGAGCATCCGTCCACCGGCCGCTACTGCGAGGGTGACTCGCCGGGGCTGGCGGACATCTGCCTGATACCCCAGGTCTACAACGCGCACCGTTTCCGCGTGGACCTGACGCCGTACCCGACGATCGCGCGCATCGAGCAGGCCTGCCTGGAACTGCCGGCCTTCGATACGGCGCGTCCCGAGAACCAGCCCGACGTGCCGGGAACGGCCTGA
- a CDS encoding UDP-2,3-diacylglucosamine diphosphatase translates to MNIHRVRSVFISDVHLGTRACQAERLLGFLRAYPAEYLYLVGDIVDFWAMRRDVRWTAAQNTVVQKILRRARHGEQVIFIPGNHDEALREYTGIRFGDIRLEREWVHTTAEGKRYLVLHGDEFDQVTRYHRWLAVLGDVGYTWLVHANGWLSWLRRKLGIAGYWSLAGYAKRKVKAAVSFVGDFEGSVARAVRERGLDGVICGHIHVAALRDIEGIRYVNCGDWVDSCTAIVEHHDGRLELIHWSSSEAETLDPEGLAEQLLLQQRMQSRRTAA, encoded by the coding sequence ATGAACATCCATCGGGTCCGCTCGGTCTTCATCTCCGACGTCCACCTGGGAACCCGGGCCTGCCAGGCCGAGCGCCTGCTCGGCTTCCTGCGCGCCTACCCGGCCGAGTACCTGTACCTGGTCGGCGACATCGTGGACTTCTGGGCGATGCGCCGCGACGTGCGCTGGACCGCCGCGCAGAACACCGTCGTGCAGAAGATCCTGCGCCGCGCCCGCCACGGCGAGCAGGTCATCTTCATCCCGGGCAACCACGACGAGGCGCTGCGCGAATACACCGGCATCCGCTTCGGCGACATCCGCCTGGAGCGCGAATGGGTGCACACCACGGCCGAGGGCAAGCGCTATCTGGTCCTGCACGGCGACGAGTTCGACCAGGTCACCCGCTACCACCGCTGGCTGGCCGTGCTCGGCGACGTCGGCTACACCTGGCTGGTGCACGCCAACGGCTGGCTCTCGTGGCTGCGCCGCAAGCTCGGCATCGCCGGCTACTGGTCGCTGGCCGGCTACGCCAAGCGCAAGGTCAAGGCGGCGGTCAGCTTCGTCGGCGACTTCGAGGGTTCGGTGGCACGCGCCGTCCGCGAGCGCGGCCTGGACGGCGTGATCTGTGGCCACATCCACGTGGCGGCGCTGCGCGACATCGAGGGGATCCGCTACGTCAACTGCGGCGACTGGGTCGACAGCTGCACGGCCATCGTCGAGCACCACGACGGCCGTCTCGAACTGATCCACTGGAGCAGCAGCGAAGCGGAGACGCTGGATCCGGAAGGCCTGGCCGAGCAGTTGCTGCTGCAGCAGCGCATGCAGAGCCGCCGCACCGCCGCCTGA
- a CDS encoding class I SAM-dependent methyltransferase, giving the protein MRRLDALRADLAVLRAMTRGMPAGDTLAARLAAFYAPQADHYDAFRERLLHGREALIATIPLPAAAHVVDLGGGTGRNLEFFGPRTAGIARYEVVDLCAPMLERARIRARHFPQLHAIEADATRWQPAQPVDAVILSYALTMIPNWRAALHSAIAMLKPGGTLAVVDFYVSAERPAAGCRRHAWPTRRFWPAWFGHDGVRLDPEQLPTLCGTLPTHALVEARGRLPYLPLLRVPYYRFVGTKP; this is encoded by the coding sequence ATGCGCCGGCTTGACGCCCTGCGCGCCGACCTGGCCGTGCTGCGCGCGATGACGCGCGGCATGCCGGCCGGCGATACGCTGGCGGCGCGACTGGCCGCGTTCTATGCCCCGCAGGCGGACCACTACGACGCGTTCCGCGAGCGCCTGCTGCACGGGCGCGAGGCGTTGATCGCCACCATCCCGCTGCCCGCCGCCGCCCACGTCGTCGACCTGGGCGGCGGCACCGGCCGCAACCTGGAGTTCTTCGGCCCGCGCACCGCCGGCATCGCCCGCTACGAGGTGGTCGACCTGTGCGCGCCGATGCTCGAGCGTGCGCGGATCCGTGCGCGGCACTTCCCGCAGCTGCACGCGATCGAGGCGGACGCCACGCGCTGGCAGCCGGCGCAGCCGGTCGATGCGGTGATCCTGTCCTATGCGCTGACGATGATTCCCAACTGGCGCGCGGCACTGCATTCGGCCATCGCGATGCTCAAGCCCGGCGGCACGCTGGCCGTGGTCGATTTCTACGTCTCGGCCGAGCGCCCCGCGGCCGGCTGCCGGCGTCACGCCTGGCCGACCCGCCGCTTCTGGCCGGCCTGGTTCGGCCACGACGGCGTACGGCTCGATCCGGAGCAGCTGCCGACGCTGTGCGGCACGCTGCCCACGCATGCGCTGGTCGAGGCGCGGGGGCGGCTGCCGTATCTCCCGCTGCTGCGCGTGCCCTACTACCGCTTCGTGGGGACCAAGCCATGA
- a CDS encoding DUF3419 family protein, with protein sequence MPAIQSASRPAATRPSLRDRVDQKIFNAIWSRSLVYNTCWEDPAVDRVALGLGADDHVLVITSAGCNALDYALQGPRRIDCVDANPRQNALLELKLAGIRALSFEDFYAIFGDGHHGDFERLYRTRLRAHLTPFARDWWDRHTHWFASTRGSFYFHGLSGLVARGVRAWFRAQPRLRVAMFDLLAARDLDTQRRIYDQHVAPLLWNRAVNWTISRQLVMNLLGVPHPQRRLVEAEHADGVSGFIREAVQYVFRELPLADNYFWRVYLTGRYAPDCCPEYLKRANFERLKAGLADRIHLHTATVTSFLQGGDAPISRFVLLDHMDWMASYHPAALDEEWEAILARAAPGARVLLRSAQSRPAWLDQVRVGAGGTLRERLAFDEARAAALQPHDRVHTYPGFVIADAPA encoded by the coding sequence ATGCCCGCAATTCAGTCAGCCAGTCGACCGGCCGCGACGCGGCCCAGCCTGCGCGACCGCGTCGACCAGAAGATCTTCAACGCGATCTGGTCGCGCAGCCTCGTCTACAACACCTGCTGGGAAGACCCGGCAGTCGATCGCGTCGCGCTCGGCCTCGGCGCCGACGACCACGTGCTGGTCATCACCAGCGCCGGCTGCAACGCCCTGGACTACGCCCTGCAGGGCCCGCGCCGCATCGACTGCGTCGACGCCAACCCGCGCCAGAACGCGCTGCTGGAGCTCAAGCTCGCCGGCATCCGCGCGCTGTCGTTCGAGGACTTCTACGCGATCTTCGGCGACGGCCACCACGGCGACTTCGAGCGCCTCTATCGCACGCGCCTGCGCGCGCACCTGACGCCGTTCGCGCGCGACTGGTGGGATCGCCATACGCACTGGTTCGCCAGCACGCGCGGCAGCTTCTACTTCCACGGCCTGTCGGGCCTGGTCGCCCGCGGCGTGCGCGCCTGGTTCCGCGCGCAGCCGCGCCTGCGCGTGGCGATGTTCGACCTGCTCGCCGCGCGCGACCTGGACACCCAGCGCCGGATCTACGACCAGCACGTCGCGCCGCTGCTGTGGAACCGCGCGGTCAACTGGACGATTTCGCGCCAGCTGGTCATGAACCTGCTCGGGGTGCCCCATCCGCAGCGGCGCCTGGTCGAGGCCGAGCACGCCGACGGCGTCTCCGGCTTCATCCGCGAGGCCGTGCAGTACGTCTTCCGCGAGCTGCCGCTGGCCGACAACTACTTCTGGCGCGTCTACCTGACCGGACGCTATGCGCCGGACTGCTGCCCCGAATACCTCAAGCGCGCCAACTTCGAGCGCCTCAAGGCCGGGCTGGCCGATCGCATCCACCTGCACACCGCCACCGTCACGTCCTTCCTGCAGGGCGGCGACGCGCCGATCTCGCGGTTCGTCCTGCTCGACCACATGGACTGGATGGCCTCCTACCATCCGGCGGCGCTGGACGAGGAATGGGAAGCGATCCTGGCGCGGGCCGCGCCAGGCGCGCGCGTCCTGCTGCGCAGCGCACAGTCCCGGCCGGCCTGGCTGGACCAGGTCCGCGTCGGCGCGGGCGGGACGCTGCGCGAACGGCTGGCGTTCGACGAGGCCCGGGCCGCCGCGCTGCAGCCGCACGACCGCGTCCATACCTACCCCGGCTTCGTGATCGCCGATGCGCCGGCTTGA
- a CDS encoding GNAT family N-acyltransferase → MLDLEGRIEARFPQWFTGRRAPFSRQLVRSLARIARIDTIDAFVRDHAHLRGFAFVEAALERLDCRFLVDQVERERIPESGRVVIVANHPMGAIDALALLAFVGSVRRDVRIVANDFLAAFEGLSDLLIPLRVFGGRAGADSLRQVDQALRSEQAVIVFPAGEVSRLTPLGVRDAAWRHGFLRFAEQAAAPVVPVRIEGRNSALFYGMSALFKPLGTGLLPREIFARQQSRLVIRVGAPRPIGDVMSGIADRRRISREVRRAVYAIGRRGDRWSALQAPLAHRPAPAAIRADVERLPLLGENSDGLRIHAGRLATDSPLLREIARLRELTFRSVGEGTGRRLDTDVYDSWYDHIVLWDAAAGEVAGAYRIADCARVLGERGLDGLYTRSLFEIDGRLLPAIERSAELGRSFVQPRYRNTRSLDWLWQGIGAWLRIHPQVRHLYGPVSISAELPLAAREQIVGYYDRYFGGDRGLARPYHPFRYAGTAPDFGSLDADQAMAALRERLEPSGARVPILYRQYTELCEPGGARFLAFGVDPAFRNSIDGLILIDLDRLRPRKRARYLPALPGQRLAGETADA, encoded by the coding sequence ATGCTCGATCTGGAAGGCAGGATCGAAGCACGGTTCCCGCAATGGTTCACCGGGCGGCGCGCGCCGTTCTCGCGGCAGCTGGTGCGCTCGCTGGCGCGCATCGCGCGCATCGACACGATCGATGCCTTCGTTCGCGACCATGCGCACCTGCGTGGCTTTGCGTTCGTCGAGGCGGCGCTGGAGCGGCTCGATTGCCGCTTCCTGGTCGACCAGGTCGAGCGCGAGCGGATTCCCGAGAGCGGCCGCGTGGTCATCGTCGCCAACCATCCGATGGGTGCGATCGACGCGCTCGCGCTGCTGGCCTTCGTCGGCAGCGTGCGGCGCGACGTGCGCATCGTCGCCAACGATTTCCTCGCCGCGTTCGAGGGCCTGTCCGACCTGCTGATCCCGCTGCGCGTCTTCGGCGGCCGGGCCGGCGCCGACAGCCTGCGCCAGGTCGACCAGGCCTTGCGCAGCGAGCAGGCGGTGATCGTGTTCCCGGCCGGCGAGGTCTCGCGGCTGACGCCGCTGGGCGTGCGCGACGCCGCCTGGCGGCACGGTTTCCTGCGGTTCGCCGAGCAGGCGGCCGCGCCGGTGGTGCCGGTGCGCATCGAAGGGCGCAATTCGGCCTTGTTCTACGGCATGTCGGCCTTGTTCAAGCCGCTCGGCACCGGCCTGCTGCCGCGCGAGATCTTCGCGCGGCAGCAGAGCCGGCTGGTGATCCGGGTCGGCGCGCCGCGGCCGATCGGCGACGTGATGAGCGGCATCGCCGACCGGCGCCGGATCTCGCGCGAGGTGCGGCGGGCGGTCTATGCCATCGGCCGGCGCGGCGATCGCTGGTCGGCGCTGCAGGCGCCGCTGGCGCACCGGCCCGCACCGGCGGCGATTCGCGCGGACGTGGAGCGCCTGCCGCTGCTCGGCGAGAACAGCGACGGCCTGCGCATCCACGCCGGGCGCCTGGCCACCGACTCGCCGCTGCTGCGCGAGATCGCGCGGCTGCGCGAGCTGACCTTCCGCAGCGTCGGCGAAGGCACCGGGCGCAGGCTCGACACCGACGTCTACGACAGCTGGTACGACCACATCGTCCTGTGGGATGCCGCGGCCGGCGAGGTGGCTGGTGCCTACCGCATCGCCGATTGCGCACGCGTGCTGGGCGAGCGCGGCCTGGACGGTCTCTATACGCGCAGCCTGTTCGAGATCGACGGACGCCTGCTGCCGGCGATCGAGCGCAGCGCCGAGCTGGGACGCAGCTTCGTCCAGCCGCGCTACCGCAACACACGCAGCCTCGACTGGCTCTGGCAGGGCATCGGCGCCTGGCTGCGCATCCACCCGCAGGTGCGCCACCTGTACGGGCCGGTCTCGATCAGCGCCGAGCTGCCGCTGGCGGCGCGCGAGCAGATCGTGGGCTACTACGACCGCTACTTCGGCGGCGATCGCGGGCTGGCGCGGCCGTACCATCCGTTCCGCTACGCCGGCACGGCGCCGGACTTCGGGTCGCTCGACGCCGACCAGGCGATGGCCGCGCTGCGCGAGCGGCTGGAACCCAGCGGTGCCCGCGTGCCGATCCTGTATCGGCAGTACACCGAGCTGTGCGAGCCGGGCGGTGCCCGCTTCCTCGCGTTCGGCGTCGACCCGGCCTTCCGCAACAGCATCGACGGCCTGATCCTGATCGACCTGGACCGGCTGCGGCCGCGCAAGCGCGCACGCTACCTGCCGGCGCTGCCGGGACAGCGCCTCGCCGGCGAGACCGCCGACGCCTAG
- a CDS encoding FadR/GntR family transcriptional regulator, producing MSRRVEAVVAHLEAAIAQGRYASGTRLPAERVLGVALGVSRATVRDALAALVSRGLLQRRQGDGTYVNDQADRQMAEVWADMAERHPALQGDLIEFREMLESRAAALAATRHDARDRERLLATLAAVDAAYDGEDRAAQIRSDVAFHRAIAEATHNPLFAYLMTSLLRLLHEHVQLSLAGLAPHSDTARQLRLQHRALAEAILARDPERARRCAGSHIDFVGVRLNAMPRPARERQPGGDGHRD from the coding sequence ATGTCCCGTCGGGTCGAAGCCGTCGTCGCCCATCTCGAAGCCGCGATCGCCCAGGGCCGCTACGCGTCCGGCACGCGGCTGCCGGCCGAGCGCGTCCTCGGGGTCGCGCTCGGCGTCTCGCGCGCCACCGTGCGCGATGCGCTGGCCGCCCTCGTCAGCCGCGGCCTGCTGCAGCGCCGGCAGGGCGACGGCACCTATGTCAACGACCAGGCCGACCGGCAGATGGCCGAGGTCTGGGCCGACATGGCCGAGCGCCATCCGGCCTTGCAGGGCGACCTGATCGAGTTCCGCGAGATGCTCGAAAGCCGCGCCGCCGCGCTGGCCGCGACACGCCACGACGCGCGCGACCGCGAACGCCTCCTCGCCACGCTGGCCGCCGTCGACGCCGCCTACGACGGCGAGGACCGGGCCGCGCAGATCCGCAGCGACGTCGCCTTCCACCGCGCGATCGCCGAAGCGACACACAACCCGCTGTTCGCCTACCTGATGACCTCGCTGCTGCGCCTGCTGCACGAGCACGTCCAGCTGAGCCTGGCCGGCCTGGCGCCGCACTCGGACACGGCGCGGCAGCTGCGCCTCCAACACCGCGCGCTGGCCGAGGCGATCCTCGCGCGCGATCCGGAACGCGCACGCCGGTGCGCCGGCAGCCACATCGATTTCGTCGGCGTGCGCCTCAACGCGATGCCGCGGCCCGCGCGCGAGCGCCAGCCCGGCGGCGACGGCCATCGCGATTGA
- a CDS encoding (Fe-S)-binding protein produces the protein MTPTPASDAAVPADVYFFATCLLDLFVPQAGLDAIEVIERLGVRVSFPAGQTCCGQPAYTSGFPEEARPVAAAQLDLFPEPWPIVVPSGSCGGMIRHHWPRLFADDPRRSTQAAAIAARTVEFTDFVAGLLGPDWQAPADAEETVCLHTSCSARREMGTHHVGRALLARLPGVRLAVHDHEAECCGFGGTFAVKHPEISAAMAADKIEAILATGCNRFVSADCGCLMNLNLALEKRGEPVRGEHIASFLRGRLAADGGAP, from the coding sequence ATGACCCCCACTCCCGCTTCAGACGCCGCGGTGCCGGCCGACGTCTACTTCTTCGCCACCTGCCTGCTCGACCTCTTCGTCCCGCAGGCGGGCCTCGACGCGATCGAGGTGATCGAGCGGCTCGGCGTGCGCGTGAGCTTTCCCGCCGGGCAGACCTGTTGCGGCCAGCCCGCCTATACCAGCGGCTTCCCGGAGGAGGCGCGCCCGGTCGCCGCGGCGCAGCTGGACCTGTTTCCCGAGCCGTGGCCGATCGTCGTGCCGTCCGGCTCCTGCGGCGGCATGATCCGCCACCACTGGCCGCGCCTGTTCGCCGACGATCCGCGCCGGTCGACCCAGGCCGCGGCGATCGCCGCGCGCACGGTCGAGTTCACCGATTTCGTCGCCGGCCTGCTCGGCCCGGACTGGCAGGCCCCGGCCGACGCCGAGGAAACGGTCTGCCTGCACACGTCCTGCAGTGCGCGCCGCGAGATGGGCACGCACCACGTCGGCCGGGCGCTGCTGGCCCGGCTGCCGGGCGTGCGGCTGGCGGTGCACGACCACGAAGCGGAATGCTGCGGCTTCGGCGGCACGTTCGCGGTCAAGCATCCGGAGATCTCGGCGGCGATGGCGGCCGACAAGATCGAGGCGATCCTGGCGACCGGCTGCAACCGCTTCGTCAGCGCCGATTGCGGCTGCCTGATGAACCTCAACCTGGCGCTGGAAAAGCGCGGCGAGCCGGTGCGTGGCGAGCACATCGCCAGCTTCCTGCGCGGCCGGCTGGCCGCCGACGGGGGTGCGCCGTGA
- a CDS encoding LutC/YkgG family protein, with protein MTGTTANARSAILARLRQAGAGPARLLPDVAAHFRPQAPADDPAIRAAMFAERARGWRAEVVEAGPDDWPAAVAAVVRDKRLGRVLAGRGTALAAALAAQLPAGTLRWYEQDIEAFRGELFDAIDAGITTTRGGIAETGSLIVWPDRDEPRTLSLVPPVHIAVLRASTVFPDLYAAMTAQGWAGQLPTNALLVTGPSKTADIQRLLVYGAHGPKELVIVLVRDEAAA; from the coding sequence GTGACCGGCACGACGGCGAACGCCCGGTCGGCGATCCTCGCCCGGCTGCGCCAGGCCGGCGCCGGGCCGGCGCGGCTGCTGCCGGACGTGGCGGCGCACTTCCGCCCGCAGGCGCCGGCGGACGATCCGGCCATCCGGGCGGCGATGTTCGCCGAGCGCGCGCGCGGCTGGCGCGCCGAAGTCGTCGAGGCCGGCCCGGACGACTGGCCCGCGGCGGTCGCCGCCGTGGTGCGCGACAAGCGCCTCGGCCGCGTGCTGGCCGGGCGCGGCACCGCGCTGGCGGCGGCACTGGCCGCGCAGCTGCCGGCCGGAACGCTGCGCTGGTACGAGCAGGACATCGAGGCATTTCGCGGCGAGCTGTTCGACGCGATCGACGCCGGCATCACGACGACCCGCGGCGGCATCGCCGAGACCGGGTCGCTGATCGTCTGGCCGGACCGCGACGAGCCGCGCACGCTGTCACTGGTGCCGCCGGTGCACATCGCCGTGCTGCGCGCCAGCACGGTGTTTCCCGACCTGTACGCGGCGATGACCGCGCAAGGCTGGGCCGGGCAGCTGCCGACCAACGCGCTGCTCGTCACCGGCCCGTCCAAGACCGCCGACATCCAGCGCCTGCTGGTCTACGGTGCGCACGGCCCGAAGGAACTGGTCATCGTGCTGGTCCGCGACGAGGCCGCGGCATGA
- a CDS encoding LutB/LldF family L-lactate oxidation iron-sulfur protein, whose product MSGSVRPVADPAAFKDNARIVLADPVLRRSFRGAMDFLMDKRAAQFPDAAGFARLRRLGETVRQHALAHLPDLLERLEANLTANGIHVHWAENAEDANRIFLSIARRHEATRMVKGKSMVSEEIELNHRMAEAGVECVETDMGEYILQLDDDRPSHIIMPAIHKTKEDVARIFADRIDGAPYTEDVDALIAIGRQALRNLFRDTRIGVSGVNFLVAETGSLVLVENEGNGRMSTTVPDVHIAVTGLEKVVEKLEHVVPLFALLTRSATGQAVTTYLNVISSPRRSGERDGPREVHLILLDNGRTQAYRDERFRATLQCIRCGACMNHCPVYARVGGLSYGTTYPGPIGAIIEPHLLGLASTRDLPTASSLCGACGEVCPVGIPIPDLLMRLREAARHTVPEVPAPALKGQGAARTIGEALAWKGWRLLFAHGALYRLFAWIAPRLRGLTPRTQAGWTRTRAPLRLAPRSLREQLARRRTGGDRRD is encoded by the coding sequence ATGAGCGGCAGCGTGCGCCCGGTCGCCGATCCCGCCGCGTTCAAGGACAACGCCCGCATCGTGCTGGCCGACCCGGTGCTGCGCCGCAGCTTCCGCGGTGCGATGGATTTCCTGATGGACAAGCGCGCCGCGCAGTTTCCCGATGCCGCCGGCTTCGCCCGGCTGCGCCGGCTCGGGGAAACGGTGCGCCAGCACGCGCTGGCGCACCTGCCGGACCTGCTCGAACGGCTGGAGGCCAACCTGACCGCCAACGGCATCCACGTGCATTGGGCCGAGAACGCCGAGGACGCCAACCGGATCTTCCTGTCGATCGCCCGGCGCCACGAGGCCACGCGCATGGTCAAGGGCAAGTCGATGGTCAGCGAGGAAATCGAGCTCAACCATCGCATGGCCGAGGCCGGCGTCGAGTGCGTCGAGACCGACATGGGCGAGTACATCCTGCAGCTCGACGACGACCGTCCCAGCCACATCATCATGCCGGCGATCCACAAGACCAAGGAGGACGTCGCGCGCATCTTCGCCGACCGCATCGACGGCGCGCCCTACACCGAGGACGTCGACGCGCTGATCGCGATCGGCCGCCAGGCGCTGCGCAACCTGTTCCGCGATACGCGCATCGGCGTCTCCGGCGTCAACTTCCTGGTCGCCGAGACCGGTTCGCTGGTGCTGGTCGAGAACGAGGGCAACGGCCGCATGAGCACGACGGTGCCGGACGTGCACATCGCGGTCACCGGCCTGGAGAAGGTGGTCGAGAAGCTCGAGCACGTCGTGCCGCTGTTCGCGCTGCTGACGCGCTCGGCGACCGGTCAGGCGGTGACCACCTATCTCAACGTCATTTCCAGCCCGCGCCGGAGTGGCGAAAGAGACGGTCCGCGCGAGGTGCACCTGATCCTGCTCGACAACGGGCGTACCCAGGCCTACCGCGACGAGCGCTTCCGCGCGACGCTGCAGTGCATCCGCTGCGGCGCCTGCATGAACCACTGCCCGGTCTATGCGCGGGTCGGCGGCTTGAGCTACGGCACGACCTATCCGGGGCCGATCGGTGCGATCATCGAGCCGCACCTGCTGGGCCTGGCCTCCACGCGCGACCTGCCGACCGCATCGAGCCTTTGCGGCGCCTGTGGCGAGGTGTGCCCGGTGGGCATCCCGATCCCCGACCTGCTGATGCGCCTGCGCGAGGCGGCACGGCACACGGTGCCGGAGGTGCCGGCGCCTGCGTTGAAGGGGCAGGGCGCTGCGCGTACGATCGGTGAGGCGCTGGCGTGGAAGGGATGGCGGCTGCTGTTCGCCCACGGTGCGCTGTACCGTCTTTTTGCATGGATCGCGCCCCGTCTGCGCGGTCTGACCCCCCGGACTCAGGCAGGATGGACACGGACGCGGGCGCCGCTGCGGCTGGCGCCGCGCTCGCTGCGCGAGCAGCTGGCGCGGCGGCGGACCGGCGGCGACCGGCGCGATTAG